The genomic stretch TATAATAatacatgtgtatatatatatatataaatataaatgtagTGATATCAATTTTTGAACGTTCTGGATTGGGTCAGAATCAATCATTATCATTTAAAGGTCTTTTGATTTTTGCTCTCTTTTTCCTCTTACGAATTCTCATCCCTTTACTTACTTGTCTGAGTTGTAATCCTCACCTATTGAGGTTGGTTCTCTCTCTGTCTAATcccttaaataaataattaaaaatacaagaaaaaaaaGACTTTTACACGTACTCGATAATGACCCTACATTCCTACTCCTATATtttagagatatatatatatatatatatatataaaaacaacaCACCACTCTCGATTATTCACCATttctacttttcttttctttttgtttttcataTACTTGGTTCCAAAATCTATTTCTTTGAAGAtattaaaagatatttttaaagaaaaacaacAACCATCCCATGTTTCGGAAAATGATGATTCAATCGTTAAGAAGAAGCAATACTCTTTCATCATCAGTTAATAAGGTTTATTTCTCTTCTCTATTCCCAATCCTTTTCCCATTCTTATTATTACTTCTTCTCTTCTCCATCATCaaatttttcttttccttttcaaaaatcaaacaagtcatatacatacatatatttttttttatggacATGCAGTTGGGTCGATTTGGGTTTGCCTCTCGAGCTGCATCTTTGCCTCAACAAACATATgggtaactatatatatatatatatattacatttacGAGTACGAGGTTTCGAGTTCGATTCCTCAAAAGTTGTAGAATTCAAAACCTAAGATaaccagttttttttttttaattttttttttccagaaaTATGATGAATAATGGTAGAATTGGAGTGTAAATATTATCTTCTAAGCCGTAGAATTGTATTGCTTTATATATAAGAATTAGGTTAAACGTGGGTCTGATTATAGAGATTGAAATTTGCCATTCTCCATTTATATTTAGATTTTTATACAATAAttaagatattatatatatatatatatttggttacGTAATCAAAGTATGGGCTTGGGAGAGCAGAAATGTAGGGGTTGGTGTGGATGAGTACGCTGACGTGGATTGGGATAGTATCGGATTTGGTGTTGTCCCAACCGACTACATGTACGTTATGAAGTGTTCTAAAGACCAGAATTTTGAACGTGGAAAACTTAATCCATACGGAAATATCGAGCTTAGCCCTGCTGCTGGTGTTTTAAACTACGGTCAGGTAACATACTAtttcttaatattattattattatatgaaattcaaaataaaatgaatgaatattcaaaaattgtttaaaattaGAATATAATCCGGGATATATATAATCTCCTTTATCATATATAATATAGTGTTGTTATTTAACACTATAAAATATACTTAGGTATGAGATTGTATAATAttctataatatttattaaatttaaatttataatatttattaaatttaaatatgcaAAAATTAATATTGAATTGCACTACTAATACAATACTAATAATACAATAATATAGTGACAATAGGCCTTACCAATTATctgtataatattattaattttacgAGACATGTTATGTTCAATAAGTTGAAAAGTCGTGGTAATGAAGTCAAGATAGCCACTCCTTTTCTCCACGTGGTCAAATCGTGTCAAAATGCACAGTCAAATTGAAATTTTATACTATTGAAAAAAAGAATATTCTTGAGAGCCACCTTATCTTATGGTGTCACCATCCTAATTTAATGGCAGATTCGatgtattttaaattattttagaatACGTGGGAGTGGATATTATATATAACTAATTACATCAAACTGGTATACACCACACCAGCACTACATATATAACAATACTTTTAAAGTAATACTAAATATTTACATATAATAAtgtataattaatttcaaatgaAGTTTAAAATTTAAAGTAATTAATTAAACAACACTACAGGGATTGTATGAAGGAACAAAAGCTCAAAGAACGAAAGATGGGAGAGTACTTCTATTCCGTCCAGACCAGAATGGCATTCGCATGAGGGAAGGTGCTCAGAGATTCTGTATGCCCGCACCTTCCATCACTCAATTCCTTGACTCAGTCAAAGAAACTGCTCTTGCTAACAAACGTTGGGTAAACTAATTAAACCTCTTTCCAAACAACCCCTTAATTACTTACTTAATCAATTCCTTAATTACTCTTTGATCAACCAAAATGCAGATTCCTCCTCCTGGAAAAGGGTCTTTGTATATTAGGCCTATGCTCATGGGAAGTGGCCCTATATTGGGTTTGGCACCAGCACCTGAGTACACATTCCTCGTTTATGCTTCCCCTGTTCGCAATTATTTCAAGGTTCACTATCTTCTATACCTATCATtcctaaaaaaataattataagagAATTTCTTAGATTTTACTTGATGAAAATATGATTGAATATTTTGTGATTTGAAAGGAGGGAATTGCAGCCTTGAACTTGTATGTTGAGGAAGAGTATGATCGAGCCTCCCCTGGTGGAGCTGGAGGTATCAAAAGCATTACCAATTATGCCCCAGTAAGAAAAATAATCTTTCTTATTTCTTTTTTACCATATATTTGGAACTAGATTTGAAAATGAATTTTTGGTTACACGATTAGGTTTTAAAAGCAATAACAAGAGCCAAAAACAGAGGATTTTCTGATGTACTATACCTCGACTCGGTGAACAAGAAGTATTTGGAGGAGGTTTCTTCTTGCAACATTTTTATTGTCAAGGTATATACATATTTAATATACTTCTAGGCTGCACCCCTAAAAATAAGTAACCTGTGTTTTGATATCCGGAtgatttttgataaaaaaaaaaattatactaatgtatattataattatttaaaaaaatttgtaaattttttagaaattttgaataatttatagtgctgaaaataatgttcaaatagtatgttgcacgcgtgactgtttttttttatacgagtagaaaataatttttttgaaccatattttcgatattgtaaattattcataattttttgaaaatttacaaaatattttaaataactacaatgtacactatCACAAAAATCATTCTAGTGCTAAAAACAAGAAAAAAGTGTACGGTGCTCTGAAAAACATGAGTGCACTCTAGAATTTTCCTTTGATTTAATATcactattattaaaaaaaaaagcaaaaatacTTAGATTAATAATAAAGATGATGAtgtatatatttttgtatttttgtagGGTAATGTTATTTCAACTCCTTCAACAGCTGGGACTATTCTTCCAGGTGTCACTCGAAAAAGTATCATTGAAATTGCTCGTGACTATGGTTACaaggttataataattattgtCCCCAATATTACCAGcaacatacatataaaatatcCTAACATTTTGATTTAATACAAGATTTAATTGActaagttttcaataaaatttgaaataataaacttaagaaaaagaaaatgttgTGAAAATGAAACAGGTTGAGGAGCGGGGTGTTATGGTGGACGAGCTGAGTGAAGCTGATGAAGTGTTCTGTACAGGGACTGCCGTTGGTGTTGTTCCTGTTGGTACCATTACATACAAGGGCCAAAGGTGATGGTtcatctctttttatttttttaattggtcgaaattttctaatttattaatgatttaaggtttatatatttttagacattgtgttttgtctcattatttgtttggactttgtgttttgacaaattactttttggatcatgtgttttataaaatagttcaaatagacccctaaatctgattttgatcaaagttttttgaactaaaatcacaaataattcatcaaactaacaactcagaacaaaaatacaattattctgcCTAAAATCTGTGTTGTTATACACAATTTTTTGAtcatcaaaatcaagtttagggtcctatttaaactattttacaaaacagatggtccaaaaaataatttatcaaaatacaaggtccaaacaagtaatatgACAAAATAAAGATCTAAAAAGAtataaaatcataaacatttatttaaagttatcacattaattaatatttaaataaatatataaacaggATGGAGTTTAGAGTTGGTGATGAGTCCACATGTTCAAGACTCTACTCCACCCTAGTGGGAATTCAAAGTGGCATTATTGAAGATAAGAAAGGGTGGACAATGGAAGTAGTTTGAGCTGGATTCGAGTCTTGTAGTTATCTCatctaaaataataatttttatttattaattaattttctataaattaattaattattattttaagtgACATAACTATTTTTAAATGGGAAAACATAGGAAGGACAAGGGAAAATGATACAGAAGTTTTGAATCCCTTTGAAATGTTCTTCAAGTTATATACCTAGTGAATGTGGTtaaacattataatacttttaaATATCTAAATGTAATATTTCTcttgtaaataaataaaagtatttTTGTGGTACTTATTGGCCTTTGTGTGTTAGGCTATGTTAGGTAGGAATGATGTAAAAGAAGAGGGATGGATAGGTTAAGAATAATGGGAAGAATAGTGGAATGGAAAGGTGAGattgtaatttttaattttaaaatgatgGAGAATAATTTCCTTATAAAATTACTTTCTTAcccttataatattattatttttttttggaaaattttctaatttattaatttaattataaaaaaaacatttgtTGAGAGGTTTATAAAAAGTGGACAATTTTTCTATAGAGGCTTCACttaaagccctaccggtagggctctcaatatttctcgacccgtgaacagttttcggcgcgacttttttttatgactatgtatattgtagctatttagagcatcctgcgaattttcagaaaattccgagtagtttacagtaccgaaaactaggttcaaacatattgttttccactcgcataaaaaaaactagtcacgcgtgcaacaacatgtttgaatctagttttcggtactgtaaactattcagaattttctgaaaatttgcaagatactctaaatagctataatatacacggtcataaaaaaaaataatgccgaaaactgttcacaagtTAAAAATACTGAGAGTCCTACCGATAAAGCTTAAAATGAAGccctataaaaaaattccccAATAAAAAATATACAACACTTTAATAAATCTTTTAaacttttttgttgttgttaagaATGACGCAAAATACTTTATAATTTAGTAAACaaaatcaataatcaaatatagtTACATCAATTGTcaaaaacattaatttaatttttttcaaactttttcaAAAGGAGTGTCAATATCAATTCCACCATCTTTTTCAAAATTTACTTATCTTTCAATCACATATGTAATTGgtcatataacataatatatagTTGGTAAAATCATCACGTATCAAAAGAGACCATGTATCTTCTTTGATGAGTATGTCATCAATCTTTCAAAATTATACAACCAATTAGAGGCCGCTCTGGCCACAGGCGGGCTAGGCCCGTGCTTAGGGCCCACCCCTACTCAGGACCTATTTTACTtaaaattagtttaattttatattactaaatattagtttgattttatttaaaattacataaaaaaaaattacatatacaaaagagtccatttttttttaatttattaaaaccgTCTTAAGCCCATTTTTTTTCAGGCCGGTCCTGACCAATTAACTAGTATAATATAAAGATATCGTAAAGAACAATCATCTGTTTTCATTCTTCTCACATAGTTCGGTTGTGTATatctatgtatatgtatatatttatacatcaaaaataatttatatcaCTTTATATGGCTATTTAAtcccatctatattaatgagaaAGATCATTGGTTGGATTTATCATCTTCAAAAGAAATTCATACTGTAGTGGACTTAGACCTGCAAAGAAGGCTCTTGTTTTTGCTGAGATTTGACTAGAAATAAAaaaaagcttcaatttgtagattatCAAGAACACCTATCTTCAACAACTCTGCATAAATTTCTTCTTCCTCATATATTTGTGGTTATGTTTTTTCAAATAAACTGCAACACATTTTTCAGCAATAACATTTCATTCTCTATTTTGCATCAGCTACATGATTATTCATACCTGATTGAATCATCTCAACATGTTTGTCTAGTGACTCTATCATAGACATTTTTTTTAACTCCTTTGGATGACCTACCACCTAAGGAGTTATATTTTGGAGACTGGATTAAAATTGTTTAATTTACCTCATCCAAGCCTTCAATGTCTACAAATTGACTGCAACTACTTTCTTTTTCCCATTGTTGGACATTTTCCTTTGCACTTATGACACCTTCTCCTGTTGCTCAATCTTTTGCGAATAGCTTGAACAATTTATCATAGTTTTGAAATCCAGCCACTTTCCATTTCTGAGCACTAGGCTTTTCCTACACAAAGAAACAATATAATATGGTTAGAATTAAGATTTGGTGATTACAATACCCTTAAATTTGAATAATTACATTACTAACCTCAACAAGAGTGATGACCCATGATTTGGTCAGCGACATGGAGTCACAAAAACGATAGGAATCAGAGAACTGAATGCAAGAATGTAAATGAAACtaggattttatagtggttcatcccAGAGATTGCTAATAACCTGCGTCCACtcagtgtttttattgatgtaaaacccCAAAACCTGCGATCAGCGTACAAGGGTGCATTGAATTTCACAAGTCTCGAAGATAGATACAAGTATTGTGTATAAAATCATTATTTC from Humulus lupulus chromosome 5, drHumLupu1.1, whole genome shotgun sequence encodes the following:
- the LOC133834502 gene encoding branched-chain-amino-acid aminotransferase 2, chloroplastic-like, producing the protein MFRKMMIQSLRRSNTLSSSVNKLGRFGFASRAASLPQQTYGNVGVGVDEYADVDWDSIGFGVVPTDYMYVMKCSKDQNFERGKLNPYGNIELSPAAGVLNYGQGLYEGTKAQRTKDGRVLLFRPDQNGIRMREGAQRFCMPAPSITQFLDSVKETALANKRWIPPPGKGSLYIRPMLMGSGPILGLAPAPEYTFLVYASPVRNYFKEGIAALNLYVEEEYDRASPGGAGGIKSITNYAPVLKAITRAKNRGFSDVLYLDSVNKKYLEEVSSCNIFIVKGNVISTPSTAGTILPGVTRKSIIEIARDYGYKVEERGVMVDELSEADEVFCTGTAVGVVPVGTITYKGQRMEFRVGDESTCSRLYSTLVGIQSGIIEDKKGWTMEVV